The Bacillus sp. Bos-x628 genome segment GATGACGGTGCCAGGCGGTACACCTTCTCCTTCTGGCACTTTGATATCCAACACAGTTCCTTTAGCAGGCGATTCGATCTCCATTTCAATTTTTTCTGAGTTGATGCTTGCAATGCTTTCCCCTTTATTTACGGTTTCTCCGACTTGTTTATTCCACATGGAAACCGTGCCTTCTTTCATTGACATTCCCAATTTTGGCATCACAACCTCGACAGCCATATTCCTCTCTCCTTTCTTTAGTTCAGTATCTTGTCTTGATTTTGGCCAATCATTTCTAATACGGTGCTCACAACCTTATCAGGTGTCGGCAAATAGCTATCTTCAAGAGGTGGTGAAAATGGAACCGGTGTATGAGGCGCCGTCACTTTTTTGATTGGGGCATCAAGTAAGTCAAATCCTTTATCAGCTACTAAAGAGGCAATATCTGCGGCAATCCCGCATCTTGGGTTCGCTTCATCCACAATGACAAGCCGATTTGTTTTTTCTACAGAAGCAAGAATGGCCTCTTCATCAAGTGGTGACAAGCATCTTGGATCAATGACCTCAGCTTCAATTCCTTGAGCTGCTAATTGTTCTGCCGCTTCAAGTGATGTATGGACCTGTTTGCCTACTGCAAAGATGGTAACATCAGTGCCCTCCCGCTTTACATCTGCTTTGCCGAGCGGTAGTGTGTAATATTTCTCTGGAACGTCTCCTGTGATATTGTACAGCGTTTTGTCTTCAAAAAAGATGACTGGGTCCTGATCCTCAATCGCTGCCAGTAGCAACCCTTTGGCATCGTACGGAGATGAAGGGACAACCACTTTCAATCCAGGAATGCTTGTAAATAGTGCATACAAACTTTGTGAATGTTGTGCGGCTGCTCTGAAACCCGCCCCATGTGTCGTTCTGATTGTAATGGGCACCTCTGCTTTTCCGCCAAACATGTAACGGAATTTCGCCCCTTGGTTAAGCACTTGGTCCAGACAGGTGCCGATAAAATCATTAAACATGAGTTCTGCAATCGGTCTTAGCCCTGTTGATGCAGCAGCCATAGCGGCGCCGATATAGCCAGCTTCACTAATCGGTGTGTCAAGGACGCGTTCACGTCCAAACTCCTGTACAAGACCTTTTGTTACACCGAGAACACCGCCCCATGCTTCATCATCCTGCAAGTGATCCACATTAGCGCCTCCGGCAACATCTTCTCCCATTAAAATGACATACTCGTCTCTTCTCATCGCAAGTTTGATCGCTTCATTCAATGCACTAGACATACTTAATTCTCTTGTCATTTTCTCTTCCCCTTTCTGATTTATTGATATGAAACATACACGTCTTTCAGTAATTCTGCCGGATCTGGATATTCACTTTCTTCACTAAATCTAACGGCTTCCTCTATCGCTTCCGCTACAGCCTCTTCAATGCTAGACATCTCTGCATCAGTAAGCCATTGTTTCTTTAACAATTCATTTCTAAAAAGAGCAATAGCATCTTTTTCTTCTTGATGTTCTGTTTTTTCCTTATTTGTTTTGTAACGCTGGGCATCTCCTTCAAAATGACCATAATTCCGATATGTCATGCATTCAATCAATGTTGGCCCTTCTCCATTTTTCGCTCGTTCAATTGCTTGTTCTGCTGCTTGATAAACTGCCAGCACATCTTTGCCATCTACTTGAATCCCCGGGATGTTATAGCCGGCGGCTCGATCTACGATTGCTTTACAGCTTGAAGCATAGGAAAACGGTGTGGCTTCCCCATAGCCATTGTTTTCTGCGATGAAGATGACAGGCAGTTTCCAGATGGCAGCGAGATTGATTCCTTCGTGAAATGTGCCTTGATTGTTTGCACCATCCCCAAAAAAGCAAACGCTTACATTTTTTGTCTTTTTATATTTGGCAGTTAGTGCTGCTCCACACGCCAGCGGAAAGCCACCTCCGACTATTCCATTGGCACCAAGCATTCCTTTATCAAAATCTGCGATGTGCATTGACCCTCCTTTTCCTTTACAGAGACCTGTGGCTTTTCCATAGATTTCTGCCATCATTCCTTTTAGATCACAGCCTTTTGCTATACAGTGCCCATGACCACGGTGTGTACTTGTGATACTGTCTTTTTCGTTCAGGTGGGCGCATACTCCTACAGCTACAGCTTCTTCACCAGCGTAAAGATGGACAAATCCTGGCAAAATTCCTTTCGTAAAAAGTGTGTGTACTTGATCTTCAAACTGGCGGATCTCCAGCATTTTTTGATACATCCATACCGCTTTTTCTTTTGTCAATACGACTTCCATATTGTAAAACCTCCTATCTTTTTTTCTTGCACTTATCTATAAGCAAAAAGCGTGCCAACATGATGAAACGTTAAACATGGGCTTTAAACGATTCAAACTGGTTTAAAAAGAGACAAAAAGAGACTTGAGTCTCTTTTTGTCTCGATATGTCTCTTTTTCGTTCCTATATGGGTAAGTTATTTGTACACAAAGAAAAAAGCATCCCCAATAGGAATGCTTATCACACTTATTTTATCGTACGATGCCACTTCAATTTTCCCTGACAGCTACCGCAAACATAGCGAGAGGTATCAAACCGTCTTTTCCTTATAAAATGCTGGCCGCACCCTGTACAAACGTAGTCATGGCGTTTTTGCACACGACGCTTGTTTTGTACAGCTTTTAATGGTGTACAAAAGCGCGGGGCTCCTACTTGTTTCAATAACTCTTTAAACTCGCGATCACGGTGCTGATAGCCTTTACCTTCTAAGTGCAGATGATAATGGCACAGCTCGTGTTTAATGATACCGATTAATTCATCTCTTCCATGCTCCTCTAAGTATTGACGGTTCAATTCAATATCGTGTGTTGCAAGTAAATATCTTCCACCAGTCGTTTTTAAACGGTCATTAAAGACTGCCTGATGAAGGAATTCTTTTCCAAACAATTGACGGGAAATTTGCTCTGTCAGTTGTTGCAATTCGGGCTGGTTCAATCAAGATCGTTCCTTTCCTAAAAAACATTGAACGGGACAATTTCTCCTTTGCATACATTGGAGGTAACCCACTGTTTCGATCAAAGGAGGAATGGGAGATGCCCAACTGGCTGAAAAATCAGATGCAGAAGGCATTTTATGAAAAAAATCATTATCAAATTAAATTGCTCAATCAGTGTTGGTACTTCTATAGAAGAAAGCATTCAGTTGCATCAAGGCACACCCCATCCTAAGGTGCGCCTCGTTTTTTGTTTACTCTGGCTTCAGCATGGAGAGGGCGACACGTCCTTTTGCCTGATCAACCGAGTCAACCCATACTGTCACAATGTCACCGACAGACACGACGTCAAGCGGATGCTTGACAAAACGATTGCTCAGTTTCGAAATATGGACTAGTCCATCCTGCTTCACACCAATATCCACAAATGCGCCAAAGTCTACAACGTTTCTCACAGTTCCTTGAAGCTCCATTCCTTGCTTCAAGTCCTCCAATTTCAACACATCAGTTTTTAAAAGCGGTTTTGGTACTTCATCACGCGGATCTCGCTCAGGTCTTGTCAGCTGATCGATGATATCTTGTAATGTAATGTGACCAATTTGAAGCTGTTCTGCTGCTTCATTCAGATTCACCTCAGCGATTTTCTCTTTTAATTGTTCCGTTCCAATGTCAGCTGGTGTCATCTTTATCATGCGAAGGAATTGTTTTGTTTCCTTATAGCTTTCTGGGTGAATCCCTGTACGATCAAGTGGATCTTGTCCATCTAAGATACGCAGAAACCCGATACACTGCTCGTATGTTTTGGCCCCAAGTCTCGGAATATCCTTCAGCTCTTTTCTGCTTGTGAATTTTCCAATTTCTTCACGGCGTTTCACAATGTGACCAGCTACTGCTTTTGACAAACCCGCAACATATTGCAAAAGTGCCTGTGAGGCTGTATTTACGTTCACGCCGACTTGATTTACCACCGTTTCAACGACAAAGGTTAATGAGCTGTTTAATTGCTTTTGACTGACGTCGTGCTGATATTGACCTACCCCGACTGATTTTGGATCAATTTTCACAAGCTCTGCTAATGGATCCTGTAATCTTCTCGCAATTGAAATCGCACTTCTTTCCTCCACTTGTAAGTCTGGAAACTCTTCTCTCGCTAATGCAGATGCAGAATATACACTTGCCCCTGCTTCATTTACAATCAAATATGAAACCGGCTGATCTATTTCCTGAATGAGTTCTGCAATGAATTGTTCAGTCTCTCTTGATGCTGTTCCGTTTCCAATCGCAATGACATCAATCTTGAATGATTGAATGATGTCTTTTACTTTTTGTTTTGCTTCCGCTTGTTTTTGTACGGGTGGATGCGGATAGATCACACTAATATGATGTACTTTCCCCGTATCATCAACGACAGCTAATTTACAGCCTGTTCTAAATGCAGGATCAATACCAAGCACACGCTTCCCTTTCATCGGCGGCTGAAGTAGGAGTTTTCTTAAGTTTTCTGCAAAAATATGAATGGCTTGTTCTTCGGCTTTTTCTGTGAGCTCTTTTCGTATTTCACGTTCGATTGAAGGTTGAATCAGTCGTTTGTAAGCATCGTCAATCGCTGTTTCCATATACGTTCTCGCTGCCGTCTGTTTACCTTTGATGACTTGTTTTTCAAGATAATGGCGGATATTTTCAGCAGGTGGTTCGATCGTGACCTTTAAAATACCTTCTTTCTCTCCTCGATTCACTGCAAGTACACGATGGGGCACAATCTTTTTGATCGGCTCTTGATAATCATAGTACATTTCATACACGTTCTTCTCATCATTTTCAACGTCTTTCCCTTTGGTGATCAGGGTACCCTTTTGATACGTTTCACTGCGAATCCACTTACGCATATCAGGATCGTCTGCAAGTTGTTCCGAAATGATGTGCTGCGCTCCTTCTAGCGCTTCTTCTACACTTGTCACTTCTTTTTCTTCATTGACATAAGCAGATGCTTGCTTCTTGATGTCGCCCTCGCGCGGCAGTGTCAGCAAATATTCTGCTAGCGGCTCCAATCCTTTTGCTTTTGCTACATTTGCCTTTGTTTTTCGTTTCTGTTTGAATGGTCTGTATAAATCTTCGACCTCTTGAAGCTTATGAGCATGTTCGATTTTTTGTTTTAATTCTTCTGTGAGTTTGTCTTGTTCAGCTATTAAGCGTATGACTTCTTCTTTTCGGTTCATGACATTTTGGATATATGTATAGCGTTCCGAAATGGTTTGAATCTGCACTTCGTCCAGTGAACCTGTCTGCTCTTTTCGGTAACGTGCAATAAACGGGACGGTGTTCCCATCCTCTAATAGCTGGATCACGCTTTCAATTTGTTTCGTTGAAAGCTTTAATTCTGCTGCAATTTGTTTCAATAAAAAATCAGATGTCTTCATTCTTTGCATCCCCTCACTGTGTCTTCTCTTTTAGTGTATCAAAAAAACGGCAAAACAGAAAAAAGGTCAGCTATTTTACATGAGCTGACCAAGTACATAGGTAAGATCGTCCTTTTTATCTTGTGTGTATGTTTCAAGCTGTTTTGCGATGTCTGCAACTGACTGGCCATGTTTCAAACACATACGCATGTTTGGTACATTCAGTCCGTCTGAATACATAATGAATGTCGATCCTTTTTCATAAGAATAGGTGTATGTTTTATATTTTCTCGGTTTACCGGACAAGTATCCCAATGTCGGAAGTGGGTAAATATAGTGGCCTGATGGTGCATTCAAGATAAATCGGATATTTCCAACCGAACAATAGGTAAATTGCTGCTGTGGAAAATGTACCTTTAAAATGGCGACAGTGGCCCCCCGTTTATTTTTCATGGCTTGATTGCATCGGTCAATGAGGGTTGTGACATCTTCATGTCCATATTCTTCGACAATTTTGCTGACTAAAGAAGATGATTCATTGGCGAACTGGCCGCTGCCTAATCCGTCTGCTACAGCACAAATTAGTTCTTCATCATCTGCTTTAATAAAAAAACTGTCCCCACAGCATGATTTACCTTCTTTGCTTGATTGATAGATGATAGCATTTACATGCTCATGTTGTTCAAAATGCCTCATCACCCTAGCTCCATAGACGCATCTTCTGATAATGCATCTCGTAGCTTTTTAACTGCCTTTCGTTGCAGTCTCGATACATGCATTTGTGATATTCCGAGTAAATCGCCTGTTTCTTTCTGACTTTTGTTTTGCAGATACGTTAAATTAATAATATCTTTTTCTCTGTCAGTCAAAACATGCAGCACACTCTCAAGCATCAATTTTTGGTTCACTCGTTCGTATCCTTCTTCTTGTGAGCCGACAACATCTAAAATGGTCACAGTACTGCCCTCAGAATCAGCCTCTACGCTTTGATCAACAGACAGCGCCTGATAGCTTTTGCCCATCTCCATTGTTTCAAGAACTTCTTCTTCAGTCACATCGAGATATTCAGCAATCTCCTGTACTTTTGGTGATTTTTGCTTCTCCGTTGTCAGGTGATCGACCGCCATTTTAATTCTCGGTCCAAGCTCTTTAATACGCCTTGGCACATGGACACTCCATGTTTTATCTCGTAAAAAGCGTTTGATCTCCCCAATAATGGTTGGAATCGCAAAGGCTTCAAATGATTTACCGACAAGCGGGTCATAACGCTTCATTGCGCCAAGTAAGCCAATCATTCCAACTTGCCTTAGGTCCTCATGAAAGCTTCTACCTTTGGAGTATTTCTTCGCCAGCATATCTACAAGATTTGTGTAGCATTCTACGAGCGTTAGTTGCGCCTTTTCGTCTTGATTCATTTGATAGCTTTGGATCAGGCGATCTACTTCATCTTTAGTTAGTTTCATAGTTTTGGATGGTTGTGTCATGGTCAACTCGCTCCCTGTTTAAAAACTTTGTCATCGCCACAGTAACTCCGGAGTTCGCTTGCACCTCGACTTCATCCATCAATGTTTGCATTAAATATAGACCAAGACCTCCTTCTGCCAATTGATCGACCGTATGAGCAGATGTGTAAGGTCCAAGGTTTTCCTGCTTTTGTTTAAAGTCAAAGCTTCCGCCTTGATCAGCGACAATGATTTCTAGTCGATCATCATAGACAAGAAAGCGAACCGCTACCTCGCCTTCTTCACCACCTTCATCTTTGTAGGCATGCTGGACAGCATTTGTGCAAGCCTCACTGACCGCAATTTTTAAGTCCTCAATCTCTTCATAAGCATAGCCCATTCTGCTTGCGATGCCTGAAAGAGTCAGACGAATAATGCCTACGTATTCTGGTTTTGCCGGTACTTTCATCTCAATTAGATCCACTGATTCGTTCATTATACCCCACCCTCTGACTTTGCAGATATGTCAATGATGCTCTTTAATCCAGTAATTTCGAACAACCTTACAAGCCGATCTGACAAGTTCTCAAGCTTCAACGTTCCACCAGCTTTTTGAGTCGCTTTAAACAATCCGACAAATACACCTAAACCAGTACTGTCCATATAAGAAACATCCTTCAAACAGATTTCAAGATGCTCCCCTCGCTCAGCTTTAGGCATAAGCGTTTCTCTTAGTTCAGGAGCGGAGTAAACATCGATTTCTCCGCTGACACTGATTTTCGTTTTTTGATCTATTTGATGCTCTTTCACAGCCATATTCATTATGCATTCACCTCAAGATTCTTGTTTGCTTGAATTTTATATACCCGCATAGCCACTTTCTAAACCTTTCTTTTGAGGACAAGTAATGTAAAGTCATCATGCAACTGAAAATCTTGCAGCTTTAATAAACTAGCATAGATGGCATCGACCATTTCCTGAGCAGAGTAAGATAAATGCTCTGATATGAGCGTTTTGATATCCTCCCGATCTAAAAAACCATCCTCTGACTTTGATTCTGTTACGCCGTCTGAGAATAGGATCACCATATCTCCTTCATCCAAATGCTTCTCATACTGTCTGTATTCAAAGTCTGGGGCTATACCAAGTACAAGTCCTTTAGCGTCTACATCGTAAAATTGATTCTCTTTTTTGGAATAGAAAAAGCCCGGCTCATGACCAGCCGATGCATATTTAAATTCATGGGTCACTGTATTATAGCTGCCATAGAACATGGTGATAAACATACTTGGGTCCACATTTTGTTCGACCACACGATTAA includes the following:
- the sigB gene encoding RNA polymerase sigma factor SigB, with the translated sequence MTQPSKTMKLTKDEVDRLIQSYQMNQDEKAQLTLVECYTNLVDMLAKKYSKGRSFHEDLRQVGMIGLLGAMKRYDPLVGKSFEAFAIPTIIGEIKRFLRDKTWSVHVPRRIKELGPRIKMAVDHLTTEKQKSPKVQEIAEYLDVTEEEVLETMEMGKSYQALSVDQSVEADSEGSTVTILDVVGSQEEGYERVNQKLMLESVLHVLTDREKDIINLTYLQNKSQKETGDLLGISQMHVSRLQRKAVKKLRDALSEDASMELG
- a CDS encoding Tex family protein; the protein is MKTSDFLLKQIAAELKLSTKQIESVIQLLEDGNTVPFIARYRKEQTGSLDEVQIQTISERYTYIQNVMNRKEEVIRLIAEQDKLTEELKQKIEHAHKLQEVEDLYRPFKQKRKTKANVAKAKGLEPLAEYLLTLPREGDIKKQASAYVNEEKEVTSVEEALEGAQHIISEQLADDPDMRKWIRSETYQKGTLITKGKDVENDEKNVYEMYYDYQEPIKKIVPHRVLAVNRGEKEGILKVTIEPPAENIRHYLEKQVIKGKQTAARTYMETAIDDAYKRLIQPSIEREIRKELTEKAEEQAIHIFAENLRKLLLQPPMKGKRVLGIDPAFRTGCKLAVVDDTGKVHHISVIYPHPPVQKQAEAKQKVKDIIQSFKIDVIAIGNGTASRETEQFIAELIQEIDQPVSYLIVNEAGASVYSASALAREEFPDLQVEERSAISIARRLQDPLAELVKIDPKSVGVGQYQHDVSQKQLNSSLTFVVETVVNQVGVNVNTASQALLQYVAGLSKAVAGHIVKRREEIGKFTSRKELKDIPRLGAKTYEQCIGFLRILDGQDPLDRTGIHPESYKETKQFLRMIKMTPADIGTEQLKEKIAEVNLNEAAEQLQIGHITLQDIIDQLTRPERDPRDEVPKPLLKTDVLKLEDLKQGMELQGTVRNVVDFGAFVDIGVKQDGLVHISKLSNRFVKHPLDVVSVGDIVTVWVDSVDQAKGRVALSMLKPE
- the cmpA gene encoding cortex morphogenetic protein CmpA, which encodes MPNWLKNQMQKAFYEKNHYQIKLLNQCWYFYRRKHSVASRHTPS
- a CDS encoding alpha-ketoacid dehydrogenase subunit beta, encoding MTRELSMSSALNEAIKLAMRRDEYVILMGEDVAGGANVDHLQDDEAWGGVLGVTKGLVQEFGRERVLDTPISEAGYIGAAMAAASTGLRPIAELMFNDFIGTCLDQVLNQGAKFRYMFGGKAEVPITIRTTHGAGFRAAAQHSQSLYALFTSIPGLKVVVPSSPYDAKGLLLAAIEDQDPVIFFEDKTLYNITGDVPEKYYTLPLGKADVKREGTDVTIFAVGKQVHTSLEAAEQLAAQGIEAEVIDPRCLSPLDEEAILASVEKTNRLVIVDEANPRCGIAADIASLVADKGFDLLDAPIKKVTAPHTPVPFSPPLEDSYLPTPDKVVSTVLEMIGQNQDKILN
- a CDS encoding SprT family protein — its product is MNQPELQQLTEQISRQLFGKEFLHQAVFNDRLKTTGGRYLLATHDIELNRQYLEEHGRDELIGIIKHELCHYHLHLEGKGYQHRDREFKELLKQVGAPRFCTPLKAVQNKRRVQKRHDYVCTGCGQHFIRKRRFDTSRYVCGSCQGKLKWHRTIK
- the rsbW gene encoding anti-sigma B factor RsbW; translated protein: MNESVDLIEMKVPAKPEYVGIIRLTLSGIASRMGYAYEEIEDLKIAVSEACTNAVQHAYKDEGGEEGEVAVRFLVYDDRLEIIVADQGGSFDFKQKQENLGPYTSAHTVDQLAEGGLGLYLMQTLMDEVEVQANSGVTVAMTKFLNRERVDHDTTIQNYETN
- a CDS encoding PP2C family serine/threonine-protein phosphatase; amino-acid sequence: MRHFEQHEHVNAIIYQSSKEGKSCCGDSFFIKADDEELICAVADGLGSGQFANESSSLVSKIVEEYGHEDVTTLIDRCNQAMKNKRGATVAILKVHFPQQQFTYCSVGNIRFILNAPSGHYIYPLPTLGYLSGKPRKYKTYTYSYEKGSTFIMYSDGLNVPNMRMCLKHGQSVADIAKQLETYTQDKKDDLTYVLGQLM
- a CDS encoding thiamine pyrophosphate-dependent dehydrogenase E1 component subunit alpha translates to MEVVLTKEKAVWMYQKMLEIRQFEDQVHTLFTKGILPGFVHLYAGEEAVAVGVCAHLNEKDSITSTHRGHGHCIAKGCDLKGMMAEIYGKATGLCKGKGGSMHIADFDKGMLGANGIVGGGFPLACGAALTAKYKKTKNVSVCFFGDGANNQGTFHEGINLAAIWKLPVIFIAENNGYGEATPFSYASSCKAIVDRAAGYNIPGIQVDGKDVLAVYQAAEQAIERAKNGEGPTLIECMTYRNYGHFEGDAQRYKTNKEKTEHQEEKDAIALFRNELLKKQWLTDAEMSSIEEAVAEAIEEAVRFSEESEYPDPAELLKDVYVSYQ
- a CDS encoding anti-sigma factor antagonist — encoded protein: MNMAVKEHQIDQKTKISVSGEIDVYSAPELRETLMPKAERGEHLEICLKDVSYMDSTGLGVFVGLFKATQKAGGTLKLENLSDRLVRLFEITGLKSIIDISAKSEGGV